TTGCAGTTATTGGAGATAGAAGTGGTATTGTTTCACCAATTGCTGCTGAAGCTGCTCCTGCTCAATCAAAAGAAGGTGGAAAAATCATAGCTACCGGTAAACTTGGTGAAATCGCTAATGAATCAGTTCAAAATGTAAGTGCATTAATTAAAAAATACACTAACAAGGATATTTCTGATTATGATATTCATGTTCAGTTTATTCAAACTTACGACGGTGTAGAAGGGGACAGTGCAAGTGTTTCAATAGCTACTGCAGTAATTTCTGCTGTTGAGGATATTCCTATTGATCAGACTGTTGCATTAACCGGATCTTTAAATGTTCGTGGGGATGTAATGCCTATTGGTGGTGCTACAGCTAAAATTGAAGCTGCTGCAGAATCCGGAATTAAAAAAGTATTGATTCCTAAGTCTAACATGAAAGATGTTATGCTTGAGAAAAAATATGAAGACATGATTGAGATAGTTCCAACTGAAACTTTAAGTGATGTATTGGAAAATATTTTAATTAGCGGCAGTAAAAAAGACCGTTTAATTGAAAAAATGAGAAATTTAAGTTCCAAAGTTGCAAGTAAAGTTTCCAAATCTCAAATTGAAAAACCAGCTACTAACTAAGTTGGTTTTTATTATTCTTTTTTTTTATTTTAAATTTTTTCAATCGCATTTTTATAACGAAAACATAATATATTAATAATTTTATATTAATATAATATATTAGAAGTTGAAATGTGATTGATATGGGTGTTAAAATTCGTTTTAATGTAGCTAAGTTTGGAGCTAAGGTAGCTTCTCAGGTATCTAAATTTGGATTTGGAAGTGGTAATAATCTTCCGGGATATGTTTTTTATAAGATTGCTGGAAAGGAAGCACTAAAAGATTTGGCTCATGAAATGAGTATTGGACCTATTTTAATCACAGGAACCAACGGAAAAACTACTACAACAACTCTTTTAATTAAATTGCTTTCTGCTGATACGAAAATCAGAAAAAGCTTTGAAAGCAATACTATTCATGCAATAACTACAGGTATTTTAAAAGGTGATGGGGATCTTGGTGTTTTTGAATATGGAATCAGAAATAAGAGCTATGGAATTCCGGACACTGTTCAGAGACTTATTGATCCTGTAGGTGTTGTTTATACAACAATTTCACGTGAACATTCACAGGTAGCAGGTGTTAAAAATCCCTTTGAGGAATATGTAGATGCCAAATCTCTACTTTCACAGGGTATGACTCGGGGAGTTGTTATTTCTAATGCAGATGATCCTGTAACAGCAAATATTGCTTGCAATAAACGAAATGACCTGCATGTTAATTTTTATGGATTGGCCATTGATAGTATTAATGATATTTTCGAATCAGACAGTCCAAATTGTCCAAGGTGTGGCAAAAAGCTTGAATATTCTCAAAAATTCTTGAATCACAGAGGAATTTACAGTTGCTGCTGCGGTTTTAAACGCCATGAACCTAATGTTAAATTGATTGGTGCTGACTTTAAGCCTGATAATTGGGATTTGACAATTGAAGGAAATTTATATAATTATACAAACAATAAGGATATTTCATTTGAAGTAAGTATAAATGTTCCTCCATTCGGATTCCATAATATTTACAACACATTGGCTTCCATTTGCACATATGCTACTTTTACTCCAAAAATAGACAATATTGAAAATACTATTAAAGAGGTTTTCAATAATTTGGACATGTCTTTTATTCCTCCTGGAAGATTTGAAGTAGTTAAATTAAATGACAAATATGTTGGTTTGGGACAGGGAGATAATGGTGATGCAGCTAAAATCAATGCATTATTTATGAATCAGTATATTGACGGTCCTTTAGAATTTATTTACACAACTCCTGATGAAAATGAGGAAGAAATATTTGAAGACCATCTGGAAGTTATTAAAAATTTAAATCCTGACCATATGATTGTTGTTCCCGGAAGAAAATCCATTGAAAAAGCTAAGGAATATTATAACATAATATCTGAAGAATATGATAATGCTGATTTTTATCCATTAAGCTATGATAAAATGGATGAAAGGATTAGAAAACTGGTGGATTTGGCTGAAACTTCAGATTATAATTATGTGATTATGACAGGCTGCGGTGAAGAGCAGGAAATGTGGGAAAATATAAAACAAAAATTAATCAATAAATAATATTGCTTTCAATTATATTATTTATTGTTTTATAGAAGTTGTCTTCGCTTTTTTTGATTTGTCTAAATGATGAATCGATTTTACATCCGCATAAATCACAGCTGCCGATAAGGAAGTCATTGCTGTTTTTTTTAATCAGGATTCCGAAGTACTCTTCTTTTAAATCCCCATATTTTTGAAATTCTTCACTGCTGAGACTTATAGTTTTATCTTCAATGGAAAAAATATCGCATTCATTAAACATAGGTATAAAAGCGAGCATTCCGAAAGTTATAAAGATATTTTCATGTTTAAGGACTTTTAAGACTTTTTCAACATAGCTGTCTTCATTTTCAATTCCATATTTTTTTAATTCACCAATGTTGTTGGAACCCATTGTGCAATTATCACGGATTATACAAATAGCTAGTTGAGGGTCTATATAATTATCACATTTAGCTACAATATTTTCAATACTTTTTTCAATATTCATTAATAACACCTTCGTAACTTTCACATAATGAAAGAATCTCTTCAATTTTTGGAATTTGATTGAGCCAATCTATAGGAATTGAATCAAATCCATAATAAATTCCAGAAAGCCCACCACAAACAGCTGCAATAGTATCAGTATCTCCACCTAAATTAACAGCTTTCAGGACACTGTATTTATAATTGTCAGTAGTTTCCAAACAATAAATGACACTTTCCAGAGTGTCTATTACATAACCTGAACTTTTAATATTCTCTTTTAAATCATCATTAAAAATTCTCTCAAAATGTTTAAGCTCTTCTGAATCTTTGTAATGTTTTCTGATTTTATCGCAGGCTATTTTAACATGTTCTTTAATTGTTAAATTATCTGAAATCATTGATTTGGCCAGTTCAACATAAAATACGCAGGCTATTTTTGATCTTAAATGGCCATGAGTTAAGCCGGATATATTTTCAATTGTTTCATAGTCAATGTCATGGATAAAGGCCAGAGGCAAAATTCTCATTAGAGATCCGTTTCCATTATCTCTTTCACTGACTCCTCCACATTTTAAAGCTTCAAAACCATTTTTAAACCTTAATAATGATTCATAAGTTGTGTTGCCGTAATCAAAAGTTTCTCCATACTGAGTGTATTTGCCATTAAGAAGCCATTCTAAAAACTCGCTTTGGATATCTTCATAGTCAATAGTCTTTTTATTGCAGATGCTGCTCATAGTAGCCAGGGTCATTGAAGTATCATCTGAATAAGTTCCGGGTGGCATATTGTATGTTCCGTAACCTGTTATAGTTTTAACCGGATTTTTTTGGAGTGTTTCACGGGAACTGAACTCCGCCGGAACACCTAAAGCATCACCGACAACAAATCCACAAATACCTGCTTTGATTTTCATAGATATAGTTATATCTTTAAAGTTGATATAAATAGCAGTTTCAAATTCATAAATTATAATTATCACTTCAAATAATTATTTAACATGGTGATTCTCAAAACACAGAATTTAATTTTAAGGTCATGGAAGGTAGATGATGCTGAAGAGTTGTATCATCATGCTAAAAATCCAAAAATTGGTCCGATTGCAGGGTGGCCACCACATAAAAATGTTGAAAATAGTTTGGAGATAATTCAAACTGTTTTTGCAAAGGATGAAACTTATGCCATAACTTTAAATGGTCAAATTATAGGATGTGTGGGTTTGCTTGTTTATCCTGACGGAAATCATTATTGGGGAGAAAATAATGCAGAACTTGGATATTGGATTGCAGAAGAATTTTGGGGAAATAATTATGCATGTGAAGCATCTGAGAAACTTTTAATACATGGTTTTAAGGATTTAAAGTTAAATAAAATATTTGCTTCATTTAGAAAAAATAACCTTCAGTCAAAAAGGGTTCTTGAAAAATTAAATTTTAAATACTTTGATGAACTACAAAATATTGATTATACCGGAAAATGCTATCTGGAAATTGTAATGAGTTTAGAAAATAATGACACTGGATGATAATATGGAAACATTGGAAGCAATTAATAAAAGAAAAAGCATTCGTGCTTATAAGGATGAGCAAATAACGAAAGAGGAATTAGACACAATTATAGGAGTAGCTAATAAAGCCCCAAATGCAGGACCATTTCAAGTTAGTGTAATTCAAAATAAAGAGTTTTTAAGTGAAATAAATGATAAAACTAAAGAGTTCATGTTAAATTCTGAAGGTTTTATGCGCCAGAGAGCTTCTATTCCAGGTTATGAGCCATTATATGGTGCTCCAACTTTAATTGTTATTTCTGCACCTGAGGGTCCTTTTTCTCAAATAAATGTTTCAGCATCTGCAACAACAATGATTTTGGCAGCTACTGATTTGGGATTGGCTACATGTTATGTTGTATCTCCAATAGCTATTTTAACTCAGCTTAAAGATAAATTAAACCTTCCTGAAGATTTCATACCAGTTTCAGGTATTTTAGTTGGTTATGAAGCTCCCTGTGATATTCCATCTCCTGAACGTGAAATTCCAGATAATATAAATTTTATTGGTTAGATAATTATGGTTAGAATTTGTAAAAATTGCGGATTTGAGAATCAGGACAGCTATGACTTTTGTGCCAAATGCGGAACTCCATTAGTGGAAGGGCTCCAGCCCAACACATTCTTTGTTTATAGAAATGTGGAACAGGGAATTAGTAGGAAATTTATAATTATTTCTTATATAATTACCATATTTTTTTCATTTGGAGGTTTTCTTATGGATCTGGTAGCTAGAAATACTTCAATGGGTTTTTTTAGCTTCTTTGGATTTTTCATGCCGTTTTTCCTAATTCAGGCACAGGATAATAATATTAAAAAGCATGGTTTCATCCAATTGTTCATATCTCTTGTTGGATTTATTCTGTTTGTAAGAACTTTACCATTGTAAAAAAAGAGTTTTTAGTATTGTTTTTAAAAAACAATACTTTTTTTTAAATTTAAACAAAATGTATTTTCATATCTCCAGTTAATAAACATTCTGGAATTGCCAAATAATTCATGTGGAAATCACCCATTGCTTTATCAGCTGCATCTCCACGGTCCATTCCGTCACCCCAGTCGTATTGGCGAATATCGGATATGATGTCTCCGCCAAATATTTTCTCGGCTGCATTATTATTTACTGTTATGATAATATTTGGAGATATATTGTAAGTGTATTCCATTATTTCTTTAGCTGCTCCGTAAGGATTGTCGGGATCATCTAAATGAATGTTGTGTAGTGTTTGATGCTGTGCGTTAAATGAACTTCCCGGATAAATCCAGTTAAATCCACCGGTTAAATTCCATGTGGCACCCATGTCAACACCAGGAATACCTCCTTCACTTTCGTCTTCAGCTATTATTAACACACTAGAAGTTGCAGCTATTCCCACTATAACAATGACAGCAAGTATTATAACTGCAAAAATAATTCTTCCAATTTTCATGATTTACAATTGTTTTTAGCATTAATATAGTTAACTTTTTTTATGTTAAAATCAAATATTAATTATTATATTAATTTTTGGTGATAATGTGATTATTGGTGGTTCAGCATCTCAAGATTTGGCCGCTCATGTGGCAGAAGAGTTAAATGATGATTTATGTTATGTAGAAACTAAAAAATTCCCAGATGGCGAAAGATATTTGCGTGTTGATGGTGAGATTGATGATGAAGTTACTGTTATTCAATCTACAGGATATCCTCAGGATGAAAATTTGATGGAATTGCTGTTTTTAATATCAAATCTTAAAGACCTCGGAGCAAAAAAAGTTAGGGTTGTTGTTCCATATATGGGTTATGCAAGACAGGAAAAACGTTTTCATGATGGGGAAGCAGTTTCTGCAAAAATTGTAGCTAATTTAATTCAATCTGCAGGTGCTGATGAATTTATTACATTTAATATTCATGAAAAATGTGTTTTGGACTTTTTTGATATTCCAACTACAAATATTTCTGCTATGGGTGCAATAGCCGAATATATTGATGAAAAAATTGATGAAAAACCTTTAATTGTTGCTCCTGATAAAGGAGCATATCCTTTTGCTCAGGAAATAGCTGAAATTCTTGATTGTGAATGCACTTATCTGTCTAAAGTTCGTCTTGGACCTGATAAGGTGGAAACTAGAATTGTTGATGTTGAAGGCAGTTCTGATGAAACAGTTAATGTGGATTCAGTTAAAGGTAAAAAGGCATTTATTATTGATGATATTATAGCTACCGGTGGAACTATTGTTAATGCAGTTAAAATATTAAAGGAATACGGTGCCAAATCAGTTGATGTTTGTTGTGTTCATCCGATTTTGGTAAATGGAGCTACTATGAGAATCTATGCAGCTGGTGCTAACAGTTTAATATCTACCAATAGTTTATCTGCAGACAGTTCTCGTGTTTCTCTTGCAAAAAGCATAGCGAATGTTTTGAGGGATTAAAGATGTTTGATAAAGATGCTATTAAAAAAGAACTTATTGAAGGATCTAATATAATTTTAAAAAGATATGATGAAGAGGATGTTGTTGATTCCATATCTGTTATGAATACAAAAGATCATGTTATTTTTTTAGGGTCTTTAAGAGTTTATAATGAAATGAATGTTAAAAATATTGAGAAAGCTTTAGAAAACTGTTTTGAAGACTACGGCAAAGTTAGCATAAGAAGTAGAAAAGTTGTTCCCTGCTGTTCCCTGCCCTATTTCCATATCAGTTTTCACATCAATGTTGATGAAGTAATTTAGAAAAGCATGAAAAAATTTAAACTAAACTCACCTTACAAGCCATTAGGTGATCAGCCAAAAGCCATTAATTCATTAGTTGATGGGATAAATAAGGGTGAAAAGGAACAGACTCTTTTAGGAGTTACAGGTTCCGGCAAAACTTTTACAATGGCTAATGTTATTGAAAAAGTTCAAAAACCTACCCTTGTCATCTCCCATAATAAAACATTAGCTGCACAGCTTTATGAGGAATTTAAAGAGTTTTTCCCAGACAATGCAGTTGAATATTTTGTCAGTTATTATGATTATTATCAGCCTGAGGCATATGTTCCAAGAACTGACACTTTCATTGATAAGGAATCATCTGTCAACGAAGAAATTGACATAATGAGACATTCTGCTACCCAATCACTTTTATCCCGTGATGACGTGATTGTAGTCAGCAGTGTCAGCTGTATTTATGGTATAGGTTCTCCGGAGGATTATGGGGAATTTGCATTTGGAATAGCTGTAGGGGACAATTATGACCGTTCAGATATTATTCGCAAACTTGTTTTCATGCAGTATGAAAGAAATGATATTGAATTTGCAAGAGGTCATTTTAGAGTACGCGGAGATGTAATTGAAATAAATCCTGTTCACGGCACTCCTCCTGTAAGAGTTGAGCTATTTGGTGATGAAATAGATGCAATCAGTTTAATTGATAAAGTCACAGGCAAAAAAACAGAAAGTTTAAAAAGATACATGATTTTCCCGGCAAAGCACTTTGTTGTCGGGCAGGATAAAATGGATACAGCAATCAGAAACATTTCTGATGAGCTGGATGAAAGATTAAATGAGTTTAATTTATCAAATAAGCTTCTGGAAGCTCAAAGATTGGAACAAAGAACACGTTTTGATATTGAAATGCTTCAGGAAATGGGATATTGTCCGGGTGTAGAAAATTATTCAATGCATCTGTCTGGAAGAAAATGGGGTGAAAAACCTTATTCATTATTAAAATACTTCCCTGAAGATTATCTGACTATTATTGATGAGTCTCATGTTACACTGCCTCAAATTCGTGGAATGTATAATGGAGACAGGGCACGTAAAGAGACTTTAGTAGAACATGGATTCAGATTACCTTCTGCTAAGGAAAACAGGCCATTGAGATTTGATGAATTTGAATCATCTATAAACCAAATCATTTATGTTTCAGCTACTCCAGGAGCTTATGAATTGTCAAGATCAAGTAATATTGTTGAGCAGATTATCCGTCCGACAGGTTTGGTTGATCCTGAAGTGATTATTCGTCCGGTTAAAGGTCAGGTTGAAGATTTGCTTGGCGAAGTTAAAAAAAGAGCTAAAAAAGATGAAAGAGTTTTAGTTACAACTTTAACCAAGAAAATGGCTGAAGATTTAACTGATTATTATGCAAAAATAGGTGTTAAAGTCAGATATATGCACTCTGAAATAGATACTTTAGAGAGAATTGACATCGTAGATGATTTAAGACGGGGAACATTTGATGTGCTGGTCGGTGTAAATTTACTTAGGGAAGGTCTTGATTTGCCGGAAGTTTCTTTAGTAGCTATTTTAGATGCAGATAAGGAAGGATTTTTAAGAAATGAAACTTCTTTAATTCAGACTATTGGAAGGGCTGCAAGAAATATCAACGGTCAGGTAATCATGTATGTTGATGAAATGACTGATTCCGTTAAAAATGCAACAGCTATTACAAGTAAAAGAAGAAAAATCCAAATCAAGTATAATGAAAAACATGGTATTGTTCCTAAAACTACTAAAAGGGCACTTAAGGATAAAAAAGTAGCTGAGGATTTGGATATTGAAGGAACGGATATTAGTAAAATACCTAAAGATGAATTACGTTTACTTATCAGTGATTTGGAAAATGACATGAAAGAAGCAGCAGCTAAACTTGATTTTGAAAGAGCAGCCAGTTTAAGAGATCAGATAGCTACTTTAAAAGGATTAAAAAAAGATTCTTCATAGAATAATTTAAAAATGGGAACTGTCCATTAATTTTAATTTTTGCATTTTATTTAATGGACAGCTAGAACTTATTTTTTTAGAAAGTTGTTTTTAGTGTTTTTAATATTTCGTCGGAGGTTTTTCCTTCGTTTTCAAGAGTTTTTATTGTGTTTTTCATATTTGTTTTTTCTTCTTGTTTTCCTTTTTGTTTTCCTTCTTGTCTAAGTTCTATTTCTCTGTTGTGTAGTTTTTCGTTTATGCTTTGTCATTTTAGGGTACTCATTGTTCTCACCTTTTCTAATGTTTCTGGGTTTTTTATGAATATTTCTGTTGTTAGCCAAAGTCCCCATGTTAATATTTTAGTTTGTTTGGTTGTTATTTTGGTAATTTTGCTAACATAACCACAGATTTCTTTAACTATTTCTTCAGAATTTTTGGTTGTGTTTAAAAATGGTATGAAAATTAAATCTAATATGTCAAAAGCTGTTAGTTTTTTGTTATTTTCTATTTTGATTTTAACATTTTTTAATCTTTGGTCTCAAGGATATTTTTTTAGAAAAATTATTCTTATTGGTGTATATTTATTTACTTTTCCAATCCAGCATTCTGTTTCTGATTTGTTTGGATTGCCTGTAGATATTATGATAGTATTTATGGGTTTTCCAGTTTCTTCATGTAATTCCATGTCGTAACGTCCAGTATGGGTAAGATTACCATGAGTTAAGTTACCGCTGTAATGTTCATAATGGATATATGAATCATCAACCATTTCATATACAAAATCCATTAATAAACCCTTAAAATTAGGTGTTATTAATTCTGTAGAATATACCTTTTTAATTTTTGTACAAGGCAATGGTTCATGTATTTCATCTGTTTCTTTTTCTAATGCTTCTAAATAATCAAAGAGGTCTTGACCATAATATTTTGCTAATCCTTTTATTAATTTATCCTGTTTTTGATAAATCATTTTTTCTCTCCTTAATTGTTTAGTATTCTATAAATCGATTTGATAAAATACACTAATACTTTCTATTGGCCACTATATAAGTTGTTAAGTTGTAAATAACTTAAATAAAATATTTTGAGTAAATTTAACACTTTTAAATCAATATTTCAATAGTTTTTATAATGGTGGTGTGGATACAGTTCCAAAATATTAAGTGGAAAAATGATTAGATATATTTATATATGTAGATGTCTAATATTTGTTTGATACATTACGAATGTTTTATTTTTCAAATGCTCTTAGATTAATATATTATATTGGGGCATTGGATAATTATTATTAAGGAGGGTACTATGACAAAAGACTCTAAAAAACAGATTATCATTAAAGGAGCTAAAGAACATAATTTGCAAAATATAGATTTAGCTATTCCTCGTGATGAATTTATTGTAATAACAGGATTAAGCGGGTCTGGTAAGTCTTCACTTGCTTTTGATACAATTTATGCTGAAGGACAGCGTAGATATGTTGAATCTCTCTCAGCTTATGCAAGACAATTTTTAGGGCAAATGAAAAAGCCTGAAATGGAATATATTGAAGGTTTGTCTCCTGCTATTTCAATAGACCAAAAAACCACAAAAGAAAACCCAAGATCTACAGTAGGAACTATTACTGAAATTTATGATTATCTTAGATTATTATTTGCAAGAATAGGGACACCCCACTGTCCAAAATGTGGAAAGGAAATATCTCACCAAACATTGGGCCAAATTGGAGACAGTATAATAGAAGAAGGGGAAGGTAAAAAAATACATATTTTAGCTCCGGTTGTTAGGGATAAAAAAGGCCAGCACAAGGATGTTTTGGATGATTTGAGAAACAAAGGATTTGTAAGGGCAAGAGTGGACGGTGAAGTTAGAGACCTTGAAGAAGATATTGACCTTCCGAAAACTTACAGACACAGCATTGAAGTAGTTGTAGACAGACTAAAAATAAGAAAGGATGTTGACTTTAAAAGAAGACTGGTTGATTCTCTAGAAACAGCTTCAGAGTTTGCAGACGGACTGATAAATGTACTATTTTCAGATGATGGCAGAGATTATGAGAAAAAATATTCAGAACACTTTGCCTGTGTAGACTGTGGAATAAACTTTGAAGAACTCACTCCAAGGATGTTTTCATTTAATGCACCTCAGGGAGCATGTCCTGAATGTAATGGTATTGGAGTTAAAATGGAAATCGATCCTGATTTAATTATTCCAAATAAAAATCTTACATTAAATGAAGGGGCAGTTACTCCTTGGGCAAAATCAAATAAAAAAGAAAATTATTATCATCAGATGCTGGAAGCAGTATCTAAACATTTTAACTTCAGCATGGACACTCCGTTTAATGAATTAACCAATGAACAGCAGGATATAATATTATATGGCTGTGACGATAAAATACCATTTTCATTTAAACGTAGAAATAAATCTTATCAAGTTAATCGTCAGTTTGAAGGTGTTATTCCGAGAATGGAACGTTTATACATTGAAACCAAATCAAATTACAGCAGGAAATACATTTCCAAATTCATGAGTGACAGAAAATGTCATGTATGTCATGGAAAAAGACTTCGTCCTGAGGTACTGGCTGTAACTGTTGGTGGAAAATCAATAGCTGACGTAGTGGAAATGTCAATTAAGGATTCATATCAGTTCTTCTTGAATTTGGAACTTACTGACAGAGAACAGTTCATAGCTAAAGAGGTTTTAAAAGAAATCAGACAAAGACTTAAATTCCTTGTCGATGTTGGGCTTGACTATTTATCAATGGCACGTTCATCAGGTACACTGTCTGGTGGTGAAGCTCAAAGAATCAGATTAGCTACTCAAATAGGCTCCGGATTAGTTGGTGTTCTATATATTTTAGATGAACCAAGTATTGGTCTTCATCAAAGAGATAATGTAAAACTTATTGAAACACTAAAGAGACTTAAAAACTTGGGAAATACTTTAATTGTTGTAGAACACGATGAAGAAACAATATTGTCTGCAGATTATGTTGTAGATATAGGTCCTGGAGCAGGAGAACACGGTGGAAAAGTAGTTGCCTGCGGAACTCCTGAAGAGATTATGGAGTCACATGAATCTGTTACCGGTCAGTATATTTCAAGACGTGAAACAATACCAATTCCACAAACACGCAGATCAGGAAATGATGAATCACTTATAATTAGGGGAGCCAGACAAAACAATCTTAAAAATATTGATGTTGAAATACCTTTAGGCAAGTTCACATGTGTTACAGGAGTAAGCGGGTCTGGTAAAAGCAGTCTGATTAATGAAATTTTATACAAAGGGTTAAGCGGAAAATTAAACAATAAATTTACCTTTGCAGGAGATTATGATAAAATTGAAGGTGTAAGCAACATTGATAAAATCATAGCTATTGACCAAAAACCGATAGGACGTACTCCAAGATCAAATCCTGCAACTTATACTGGAGTTTTCACGGATATTCGTGATTTATTTGCAGAAACTCCAGAAGCTAAAGCTAGGGGATATAAACCTGGCAGATTTAGTTTTAATGTAAAGGGAGGAAGATGTGAAGCATGTTCAGGTGACGGTATTGTGCAAATTGAAATGCACTTTTTAGCTGATGTATTTGTTCCATGTGAAGTGTGTGGCGGCAAAAGATACAATGAAGAGACTTTAGACATTCGTTACAAAGGTAAAAATATTTATGAAGTTTTGGAAATGACTGTTGAAGAAGCATTGGACTTTTTTGAACATATTCCGAAAATACATAAAAAACTTAAAACCTTGCTTGATGTAGGTTTGGGCTATATGAAAATAGGTCAGCCGGCTACTACTTTATCAGGTGGTGAAGCTCAAAGGATTAAATTAGCTAAAGAGCTTTCAAGGTCAAATACAGGTAACACATTATATATTTTGGATGAACCTACAACTGGTCTTCATTTTGCAGATATTAAGAGATTGTTGTCAGTTCTTGCCAGATTGACTGATGCGGGCAATTCAGTTGTTGTTATTGAACATAATTTGGATGTTATTAAAACAGCTGATTATATTATTGATTTGGGTCCTGAAGGTGGAGATGGTGGTGGAAAAGTAATAGCTACCGGAACTCCAGAAGAAATAGCCAAATCTGGAACATACACTGGTGAATTTTTACAAAAAATCCTTAGTGAAAATATCACACCTTATGCCAAACAGCTTGTTAAAGAGAAAATGAGCAAGTAAATTTTCTCTTTTTCAACAAAGTATTTAATAAAGTTATGACATATTAACTTTAAGTTCACTTTTTTAGAAGTAACTAATATTTAAGGTGAAATATTTTGAAATTTGTAGATTTTTTCTCAATTTTTATTCGCGGAATACTTATGGGTTCTGCAGATATTGTTCCTGGAGTTTCTGGAGGAACAATTGCATTAATCACAGGTATTTACGAACGTTTGGTACATTCAATAAGTACAATTAATTTTACTTTCATAAAACCATTACTTAAAGGAGATTTAAAGGGTTTTAAAGAAAGACTATTCTATGAAATTGACTTTAAATTTTTCATACCGTTATTATGTGGTATTGGACTTGCAATGTTAACATTAGCTAATGTTATTTCATATTGTATGGATGTATACACTGCTTTAACCTATTCATTCTTTTTAGGATTAATTATTGCTTCGTCATATGTGTTATACAGGCAAATGGATGAACTTACTCTCAAACATGTAATTTTTACTGTTATTGGGGCTGTTTTAGCATATATTTTTGTAAGTTTAAATCCGATAGCTATGAATCATACTTTGCCGATACTGTTTATTTC
This genomic stretch from Methanobrevibacter smithii ATCC 35061 harbors:
- a CDS encoding Mur ligase family protein, which codes for MGVKIRFNVAKFGAKVASQVSKFGFGSGNNLPGYVFYKIAGKEALKDLAHEMSIGPILITGTNGKTTTTTLLIKLLSADTKIRKSFESNTIHAITTGILKGDGDLGVFEYGIRNKSYGIPDTVQRLIDPVGVVYTTISREHSQVAGVKNPFEEYVDAKSLLSQGMTRGVVISNADDPVTANIACNKRNDLHVNFYGLAIDSINDIFESDSPNCPRCGKKLEYSQKFLNHRGIYSCCCGFKRHEPNVKLIGADFKPDNWDLTIEGNLYNYTNNKDISFEVSINVPPFGFHNIYNTLASICTYATFTPKIDNIENTIKEVFNNLDMSFIPPGRFEVVKLNDKYVGLGQGDNGDAAKINALFMNQYIDGPLEFIYTTPDENEEEIFEDHLEVIKNLNPDHMIVVPGRKSIEKAKEYYNIISEEYDNADFYPLSYDKMDERIRKLVDLAETSDYNYVIMTGCGEEQEMWENIKQKLINK
- a CDS encoding ADP-ribosylglycohydrolase family protein; the encoded protein is MIIIIYEFETAIYINFKDITISMKIKAGICGFVVGDALGVPAEFSSRETLQKNPVKTITGYGTYNMPPGTYSDDTSMTLATMSSICNKKTIDYEDIQSEFLEWLLNGKYTQYGETFDYGNTTYESLLRFKNGFEALKCGGVSERDNGNGSLMRILPLAFIHDIDYETIENISGLTHGHLRSKIACVFYVELAKSMISDNLTIKEHVKIACDKIRKHYKDSEELKHFERIFNDDLKENIKSSGYVIDTLESVIYCLETTDNYKYSVLKAVNLGGDTDTIAAVCGGLSGIYYGFDSIPIDWLNQIPKIEEILSLCESYEGVINEY
- a CDS encoding GNAT family N-acetyltransferase translates to MVILKTQNLILRSWKVDDAEELYHHAKNPKIGPIAGWPPHKNVENSLEIIQTVFAKDETYAITLNGQIIGCVGLLVYPDGNHYWGENNAELGYWIAEEFWGNNYACEASEKLLIHGFKDLKLNKIFASFRKNNLQSKRVLEKLNFKYFDELQNIDYTGKCYLEIVMSLENNDTG
- a CDS encoding nitroreductase family protein codes for the protein METLEAINKRKSIRAYKDEQITKEELDTIIGVANKAPNAGPFQVSVIQNKEFLSEINDKTKEFMLNSEGFMRQRASIPGYEPLYGAPTLIVISAPEGPFSQINVSASATTMILAATDLGLATCYVVSPIAILTQLKDKLNLPEDFIPVSGILVGYEAPCDIPSPEREIPDNINFIG
- a CDS encoding zinc ribbon domain-containing protein; this translates as MVRICKNCGFENQDSYDFCAKCGTPLVEGLQPNTFFVYRNVEQGISRKFIIISYIITIFFSFGGFLMDLVARNTSMGFFSFFGFFMPFFLIQAQDNNIKKHGFIQLFISLVGFILFVRTLPL
- a CDS encoding ribose-phosphate diphosphokinase, whose translation is MIIGGSASQDLAAHVAEELNDDLCYVETKKFPDGERYLRVDGEIDDEVTVIQSTGYPQDENLMELLFLISNLKDLGAKKVRVVVPYMGYARQEKRFHDGEAVSAKIVANLIQSAGADEFITFNIHEKCVLDFFDIPTTNISAMGAIAEYIDEKIDEKPLIVAPDKGAYPFAQEIAEILDCECTYLSKVRLGPDKVETRIVDVEGSSDETVNVDSVKGKKAFIIDDIIATGGTIVNAVKILKEYGAKSVDVCCVHPILVNGATMRIYAAGANSLISTNSLSADSSRVSLAKSIANVLRD